A window of Ruminococcus champanellensis 18P13 = JCM 17042 contains these coding sequences:
- a CDS encoding glutamate-5-semialdehyde dehydrogenase — protein sequence MTDILELGKRAQAAAPAIAAAAPAVKNAALAAIADALIARTGEIVKKNQEDIERAVANGMSQSMIDRLLLNPQRIVAIAASVRTLIDMDDIVGSVEHGTIRPNGLQILKTRVPLGVIGIIFESRPNVTVDAATLCLKAGNAVILRGGKEALCSNAHLVAVMREAVESAGLPADVVQFVDDTSHETAEKMMRMNQYLDVLIPRGGAGLIRAVVEHASVPVIQTGTGNCHVYVDDSADLEMAVNIVDNGKTQRPSVCNAVESLLVHKDIAQEALPLIKARLDQHKVVMHGCQTTRSILGPDVQPATEEDYAKEYLSYDISVKVVDSIDEAIAHISRYGTKHSEAIVTRSLEHARKFQTQVDAAAVYVNASTRFTDGGEFGMGAEIGISTQKLHARGPMGLHELTTVKYLINGEGQIR from the coding sequence ATGACTGACATACTGGAACTGGGAAAACGGGCACAGGCGGCTGCACCTGCCATAGCCGCAGCTGCGCCGGCAGTGAAGAATGCTGCCCTTGCTGCCATTGCGGACGCACTGATCGCCAGAACGGGCGAGATCGTCAAAAAAAATCAGGAGGACATTGAACGGGCAGTTGCCAATGGCATGTCCCAGTCCATGATTGACCGGCTGCTGCTGAATCCCCAGCGTATCGTTGCCATTGCAGCCAGCGTGCGCACCCTCATTGACATGGACGATATCGTAGGCTCTGTGGAGCATGGCACCATCCGCCCCAACGGTCTGCAGATTCTCAAGACCCGGGTACCCCTGGGCGTCATCGGCATTATTTTCGAGTCCCGACCCAATGTGACGGTGGACGCTGCTACCTTGTGCCTGAAAGCAGGCAATGCGGTGATCCTCCGGGGCGGCAAGGAAGCTCTCTGCTCCAACGCCCACCTGGTGGCAGTCATGCGGGAAGCAGTGGAAAGCGCCGGTCTGCCGGCGGACGTGGTGCAGTTCGTGGACGACACCTCCCATGAAACAGCAGAAAAGATGATGCGCATGAATCAGTATCTGGATGTGCTGATTCCCCGGGGCGGCGCCGGACTGATCCGGGCAGTGGTGGAGCATGCATCCGTTCCGGTGATCCAGACCGGCACCGGCAACTGCCACGTATATGTGGACGACAGTGCAGATCTGGAAATGGCAGTTAACATTGTGGACAACGGCAAGACCCAGCGTCCCTCCGTATGCAATGCGGTGGAGAGTCTGCTGGTGCATAAGGACATTGCCCAGGAGGCTTTGCCTCTGATCAAAGCAAGACTGGATCAGCACAAGGTGGTCATGCATGGCTGTCAGACCACCCGCTCCATTCTGGGGCCGGATGTACAGCCTGCCACAGAGGAGGACTATGCCAAGGAATACCTGTCCTATGACATTTCCGTGAAGGTGGTGGACTCCATTGACGAAGCCATCGCCCACATTTCCAGATATGGCACCAAGCATTCCGAAGCCATTGTGACCCGTTCCCTGGAGCATGCACGGAAGTTCCAGACCCAGGTGGACGCAGCAGCCGTTTATGTGAACGCCTCCACCCGTTTCACCGACGGCGGCGAATTCGGCATGGGCGCAGAAATCGGCATTTCCACCCAAAAGCTGCATGCCCGTGGGCCCATGGGGCTTCATGAGCTGACCACGGTCAAGTACCTGATTAACGGAGAGGGACAGATCCGCTGA
- the proB gene encoding glutamate 5-kinase: protein MSEKKRVVVKLGSSTLTHKTGRLNLRRMHNLIRILADLHNAGKEIILVSSGAIALGCGKLRLLERPKDTPTKQAAAAVGQCELMDMYDQQFANYGITVAQILLTKTILENERINNVKNCFQRLLDMNVIPIFNENDTVAIDELELEIGENDSLSAIVASLVNADLLVILSDIDGLYSEDPRRCEHAKLIPVVEHIDAHIESIAGGAGTALGTGGMATKINAAKIATAAGIDMVILNGSQPELLYDLFDGKPVGTRFLAKTN from the coding sequence ATTTCTGAAAAAAAGCGTGTGGTTGTCAAGCTGGGTTCCTCCACGCTGACCCATAAAACCGGCAGGCTGAATCTGCGGCGGATGCACAATCTGATCCGGATCCTGGCAGACTTGCACAATGCGGGCAAGGAGATCATTCTGGTATCCTCCGGTGCCATTGCGTTGGGCTGCGGCAAGCTGCGGCTGCTGGAGCGACCCAAGGATACCCCCACCAAGCAGGCTGCTGCTGCCGTAGGACAGTGTGAGCTGATGGATATGTACGATCAGCAGTTTGCAAACTACGGGATCACCGTAGCCCAGATCCTGCTGACCAAAACCATTCTGGAAAACGAACGGATCAACAACGTAAAAAACTGCTTCCAGCGGCTGCTGGACATGAACGTGATCCCCATTTTCAATGAAAATGATACAGTCGCCATTGACGAGCTGGAATTGGAGATCGGGGAAAATGACTCCCTGTCCGCCATTGTGGCTTCTCTGGTAAACGCCGATCTGCTGGTGATCCTGTCCGACATTGACGGACTGTATTCAGAGGATCCCCGCCGCTGTGAGCATGCAAAGCTGATCCCGGTGGTGGAACATATTGACGCACATATTGAATCCATCGCCGGCGGAGCAGGCACTGCCCTGGGTACCGGCGGTATGGCAACCAAGATCAACGCTGCCAAGATCGCCACTGCTGCCGGCATAGACATGGTGATCCTCAATGGCAGCCAACCGGAGCTGCTGTACGATTTGTTTGACGGCAAGCCGGTAGGCACACGTTTCCTGGCAAAGACGAACTGA
- a CDS encoding D-2-hydroxyacid dehydrogenase, with protein sequence MRLVILDWATMTAHEDLSPECFRPFADEIDCYSLTSPGEAAARIGDAELVLCNKVPITGEVIEACPNLKYIGLFATGYNNVDIPAATARGIRVCNAGSYSTNAVAQLVFAFMLDHFSKLPLYNLDVRQGKWCTSPTFSYFPYPTMELAGKTLSVIGFGSIGKAVAKIADAFGMQVLVSTRTVPAHAPYPMVTLAEAFARADVLTLHCPLTEDTRQLVNAIRLGSMKPSAILINTARGGVVAEHDLAEALNNDVIAGAYLDVLQQEPMNPDTPLRHAKNCVITPHIAWAPLETRQRLLGIVTDNLQHFLAGNPQNLVN encoded by the coding sequence ATGAGGCTTGTGATTCTGGATTGGGCAACCATGACCGCCCATGAGGATCTTTCCCCGGAATGCTTCCGCCCCTTTGCGGATGAGATCGACTGCTACAGTCTGACAAGCCCCGGGGAGGCTGCCGCCCGGATCGGGGACGCAGAGCTGGTGCTGTGCAACAAGGTGCCTATTACCGGAGAAGTTATAGAAGCATGCCCCAATCTGAAGTATATCGGGCTGTTCGCCACCGGCTACAACAATGTGGACATTCCTGCCGCTACCGCCCGGGGCATCCGGGTCTGCAACGCTGGCAGTTACTCCACCAACGCCGTGGCACAGCTGGTATTTGCTTTCATGCTGGATCATTTCAGCAAGCTGCCCCTGTATAACCTGGACGTGCGGCAGGGCAAGTGGTGCACCTCCCCGACCTTTTCTTATTTCCCCTACCCTACCATGGAACTGGCAGGGAAAACCCTGTCCGTCATCGGCTTTGGCAGCATCGGGAAAGCCGTTGCAAAAATCGCCGACGCGTTCGGGATGCAGGTACTGGTCAGCACCCGTACCGTACCGGCGCATGCTCCCTACCCTATGGTCACCCTGGCAGAGGCATTTGCAAGGGCGGATGTGCTGACCCTTCACTGTCCTCTGACAGAGGATACCCGCCAGCTGGTCAATGCCATTCGGCTGGGCAGCATGAAGCCCTCCGCCATTCTCATCAATACCGCCCGGGGCGGCGTAGTGGCAGAGCATGACCTGGCAGAGGCTCTGAACAATGACGTCATCGCCGGCGCATACCTGGACGTGTTGCAGCAGGAGCCCATGAACCCGGATACGCCCCTGCGGCATGCGAAAAACTGCGTCATCACGCCCCATATTGCATGGGCACCCCTGGAGACCCGGCAAAGACTGCTGGGGATCGTGACGGATAATTTACAGCATTTTCTTGCGGGAAATCCGCAAAATCTTGTAAACTGA